The Armatimonadota bacterium genome includes a window with the following:
- a CDS encoding alkaline phosphatase family protein: MLLLILVLAASAGAQSPQRLRAVVVISIDGLRGDAAEALLPPALRSAGAVTFRARTVVPSSTLPAHASMLTGWDVAGHGVRHNNWRKGDAYVGVPTVMEIATRAGMGAEMIVAKLKLEIFARPGSVRLFRYLPYPRYRADGVLRQAAERLGHRPALLFVHVADPDDAGHRWSWESHNYRESVRRSLEALAGFLEGASRSGIPLTVIVTSDHGGLGRRHGGARPEEVTIPWLVFGSHVRAGGTISQAVRIYDTAATALWLLGIPVPGDWDGRAVTDAFR; the protein is encoded by the coding sequence GTGCTGCTGCTCATCCTCGTGCTGGCGGCATCCGCGGGTGCTCAGTCGCCTCAACGGCTGCGCGCGGTGGTCGTGATCAGCATTGACGGGTTGCGGGGCGACGCCGCCGAAGCGCTCCTGCCACCTGCTTTGCGCTCGGCGGGGGCGGTAACGTTCCGTGCGCGAACGGTGGTCCCCAGCAGCACCCTGCCGGCACACGCCTCGATGCTGACTGGCTGGGACGTGGCAGGGCATGGGGTGCGGCACAACAACTGGCGGAAGGGAGACGCATACGTCGGCGTGCCGACCGTCATGGAGATCGCCACGCGTGCGGGAATGGGCGCGGAGATGATCGTTGCGAAGTTGAAGCTGGAGATCTTCGCGCGCCCGGGATCCGTTCGGTTGTTTCGTTACCTTCCCTATCCACGGTACCGAGCTGATGGTGTGCTCCGCCAGGCGGCCGAACGACTGGGACACCGACCGGCCTTGCTGTTCGTCCACGTCGCCGACCCCGACGACGCCGGGCACCGGTGGAGCTGGGAAAGCCACAACTACCGCGAGAGCGTTCGCAGGTCCCTGGAGGCGCTGGCGGGCTTTCTGGAGGGGGCGAGCCGCTCGGGGATCCCGCTGACCGTCATCGTGACGTCAGACCACGGGGGTTTGGGCCGCAGGCACGGCGGCGCCCGACCGGAGGAGGTCACGATCCCGTGGCTGGTCTTCGGGAGTCACGTTCGCGCAGGCGGCACGATCTCCCAGGCGGTCCGCATCTACGACACCGCGGCGACCGCACTGTGGTTGCTGGGGATACCGGTCCCAGGAGATTGGGACGGCCGCGCGGTGACCGACGCCTTCCGATAA
- a CDS encoding helix-turn-helix transcriptional regulator, whose amino-acid sequence MGRLLTDVRRTFGLRVHEARVAAGLSQRDLSRLLALRSAVAVGDWERGKAFPKFETFLRLCEVLNRPPAYFLEGYAEPPAESDPVAALERLEQRLHHRHLELLHRLEQLPAEISGCVPPDEIVRFLDGMDFERDVLPALPLDIRGALRTRKIPPVLEETTYSVARNAAWHAWEVTRDAIRTWIRRRKRN is encoded by the coding sequence ATGGGTCGACTCCTGACGGACGTGCGGAGAACCTTCGGGCTACGCGTGCATGAGGCGCGTGTAGCTGCCGGCCTGTCGCAGCGCGACCTCAGCCGGCTGCTCGCGCTGCGCAGTGCCGTGGCTGTCGGGGACTGGGAACGCGGCAAGGCCTTCCCGAAGTTCGAGACTTTCTTGCGGCTGTGCGAGGTGCTCAACCGGCCTCCTGCGTACTTCCTGGAGGGGTACGCGGAGCCACCGGCTGAATCGGACCCGGTGGCGGCGCTGGAACGCCTGGAGCAGCGGTTGCATCACAGGCACCTGGAGTTGCTGCACCGATTGGAGCAGCTGCCGGCCGAAATCAGCGGTTGCGTCCCGCCCGACGAGATCGTGCGCTTCCTGGACGGGATGGATTTCGAACGGGACGTGCTGCCCGCACTCCCGCTGGACATCCGCGGTGCCCTGCGCACCCGCAAGATTCCCCCGGTCCTCGAGGAGACGACCTACAGCGTCGCCCGCAACGCCGCATGGCATGCCTGGGAGGTCACACGGGACGCGATCAGGACCTGGATCCGACGCCGCAAGAGGAATTAG
- a CDS encoding glycosyltransferase: MTGTAILIVYYSCVAVIWALLVYYLVLTVAGYHYSRHARDYFPKLLRVHRDLPTVSILIPARNEERVIADTVAAISEMDYPRERVEIIVIDDGSTDATGEILEGMKREHDRLTVVSIPATAGGRGKSVALNHGLAAATGDVIAVYDADNRPDRYALRYLVSALLDSSKLGAAVGKVRTLNRSRTFMTRSANIEFIAYQWINQAGRYWLAGLTVLPGTNFVIWRHLLDRVGGWDPRALTEDLELTIRVYEAGWRIGFVPTAVSWEQEPEELGVWIRQRMRWMRGNNYVIRKSIFKLLKPWDSPVKLEILQSVATYYLFLVAVLLSDVLFVGGAVGWLGFSMWGPFGLLWALAYTMFVLEFAITLVIEGEDRLPNLLLVALMYFTYTQLWLYVALRSMVPTLRRRQRTVRPGGEPVWEKTKRY, translated from the coding sequence GTGACCGGTACGGCGATTCTGATTGTCTACTACAGCTGCGTCGCTGTGATCTGGGCGCTGCTCGTCTACTACCTGGTGCTGACAGTAGCCGGTTACCACTACAGCCGACACGCAAGAGACTACTTTCCAAAGCTTCTCCGTGTGCATCGCGACTTGCCCACCGTGTCGATATTGATTCCGGCCCGTAACGAGGAGCGGGTGATTGCCGATACGGTCGCTGCAATCTCGGAGATGGACTATCCGCGGGAACGCGTCGAGATCATCGTGATCGACGACGGATCTACGGACGCGACCGGGGAAATTCTGGAGGGAATGAAGCGCGAGCACGACAGACTCACTGTGGTGTCCATACCGGCAACGGCGGGCGGCCGGGGGAAGTCTGTGGCTCTGAATCATGGCCTTGCAGCGGCAACAGGCGATGTGATTGCTGTGTACGATGCAGACAACCGACCGGATCGCTACGCCCTGCGTTACCTGGTCTCGGCGCTGCTCGACTCGTCGAAGCTGGGTGCGGCCGTCGGCAAGGTCAGAACCCTCAACCGTAGCCGGACGTTCATGACGCGCTCGGCCAACATCGAGTTCATCGCGTACCAGTGGATCAATCAGGCCGGGAGGTACTGGCTCGCTGGCCTGACGGTTCTTCCGGGCACCAACTTCGTGATTTGGAGGCATCTACTTGACCGTGTCGGTGGCTGGGATCCGCGTGCCCTCACGGAGGACTTGGAGTTGACGATTCGTGTCTATGAGGCGGGCTGGCGGATTGGATTCGTGCCGACGGCGGTGAGCTGGGAACAGGAGCCGGAGGAACTCGGGGTGTGGATCCGGCAGCGTATGCGGTGGATGCGCGGGAACAACTACGTCATCCGGAAGAGCATCTTCAAACTGTTGAAGCCGTGGGACTCTCCCGTCAAGCTGGAGATCCTGCAGTCGGTCGCCACGTATTACTTGTTTTTGGTCGCGGTGCTTCTCAGCGACGTGCTGTTTGTCGGGGGTGCGGTGGGGTGGCTCGGGTTTTCTATGTGGGGACCGTTTGGACTCCTGTGGGCTCTCGCGTACACCATGTTCGTACTTGAGTTTGCGATCACGCTGGTCATCGAGGGGGAAGACCGCCTGCCGAACCTGCTGCTCGTGGCGCTGATGTATTTTACCTATACACAACTTTGGCTCTACGTTGCGCTGCGCAGCATGGTTCCGACTCTGCGAAGGAGACAGAGGACAGTGCGACCGGGCGGCGAGCCGGTGTGGGAAAAGACCAAGAGATACTGA
- a CDS encoding DUF2334 domain-containing protein, whose translation MPSNRYVSFAVLLVVMTASLPAFGTTALASDPIRAIVVDPADYYPLRVSPEHLAARLAALWAAHGVNVVYVNAYNVAYGAYYRTTYIHNTMDTLGRADFLRLLIQEAHARRIRVFAAFYSHTHRGAWLARPDWRAKRRDGRDFNPRGVDVQYFLSVSHPEVVSWWLGLLREVLVNYPDLDGIELREPVINWWGTEADYHPEAVRAFRAAHPGAALGGRIWIRWRAEQLTEFVRTTVRLVREHGREIHVTSVVSAWGDGRLLTSEEQAAQTGFDLEAILAPPNNPDAIKVEIIWQQWGNVYDYVTFTPGWTGYATSEILRRIGGRVRTIVHVELTDFGQRRVTPEETYLAMRAAWLAGAREFDVYGSKLADDKNAWPWLLRAFRGEAPQVPDRRRPAQTVLVLEDEDRDASTAPRLATKLLVNLLGHFRVLVETQTVSDYRAGDVHKFDAVIYQGTQWDAPLPPRLLADLDRYTGSVLWVGANLWQLLRVTDSDLGIDQPIPVSVSAMDAVRYRGVEAVVRPRIPILGVRQREMTVEVVAEGSVGQQHAPVVVRKNNFWYVAGYLYVEPETTPLQWIVADLLHDVLRTPHAADRRAVLVVSNVHPQVEPTDLWRLAAFSDRSGVRMVVAVTPTFVDPVLEIQVRLEDRPAVVDGLRALARSGADIVLAGYSHQFRGRTGTDFEFWDALRGQAREDDSVELIRDRLSAGLTALRRVGLFPIAWMTPGGLASPFDYTMFGNTFSLMVESRQYAFAHGRPVQQRFPYLVWQDVHGHTVLSPNVLAREWPQSGHDTFRALRMVRDALAVIDVPSTASDAVLGEIVAAAKREGFAFTSLRQLAPARVVDDTLAIVSTEGTVRLHFEAGQYLRELEVDRAGSVRTRSVRRIRETQRYEVALRTRPDSLLILEVLHFHPMSVRALFLHAEYVLEVNARRWREMDAVGRAGAILGVMLSLLAAVGTMLLLTLYLRIKLRRLRGRDLR comes from the coding sequence GTGCCCTCGAATAGGTACGTTTCCTTCGCCGTGCTGCTCGTCGTCATGACGGCGTCGTTGCCGGCGTTTGGAACGACAGCTTTAGCGTCCGATCCTATTCGTGCGATCGTCGTCGACCCCGCCGACTACTACCCCCTACGGGTATCGCCAGAACACCTAGCGGCACGGCTCGCTGCCTTGTGGGCTGCCCACGGAGTCAATGTGGTCTACGTGAACGCCTACAACGTCGCGTACGGCGCCTACTACCGAACCACCTACATCCACAACACGATGGACACGCTTGGACGGGCTGACTTCCTCCGCTTGTTGATCCAGGAAGCGCACGCTCGCAGAATCCGTGTCTTCGCGGCCTTTTACAGCCACACGCACCGCGGCGCCTGGCTGGCACGGCCCGACTGGAGGGCCAAGAGAAGGGACGGGAGGGACTTCAACCCACGTGGTGTCGATGTCCAGTACTTTTTGTCGGTGTCCCACCCTGAGGTGGTCAGCTGGTGGTTGGGCCTGCTGCGAGAGGTGTTGGTGAACTATCCCGATCTCGACGGAATCGAGCTGCGAGAGCCGGTGATCAACTGGTGGGGCACAGAGGCCGATTATCACCCGGAGGCGGTACGCGCGTTCAGAGCAGCGCACCCAGGTGCCGCGCTTGGAGGACGTATTTGGATCCGCTGGCGGGCGGAGCAGTTGACGGAGTTCGTGAGAACCACCGTACGGCTCGTGCGGGAGCACGGGCGAGAGATTCACGTGACGAGCGTGGTATCTGCATGGGGGGATGGACGTTTGTTGACCAGCGAGGAGCAGGCAGCTCAGACGGGATTCGACTTGGAAGCAATCCTGGCGCCCCCCAATAATCCGGATGCCATCAAGGTCGAGATCATCTGGCAGCAGTGGGGGAATGTGTATGACTACGTGACCTTCACGCCTGGGTGGACAGGATACGCGACGTCGGAAATCCTACGCAGGATCGGTGGCCGTGTCAGGACGATTGTGCACGTTGAACTCACCGACTTCGGCCAGCGCCGCGTTACCCCCGAGGAGACGTACTTGGCGATGCGGGCCGCCTGGTTGGCGGGGGCGAGGGAGTTCGACGTGTACGGAAGCAAACTGGCCGACGATAAGAATGCGTGGCCCTGGCTGCTTCGAGCCTTTCGAGGTGAGGCACCCCAGGTACCGGATCGGCGCCGGCCGGCACAGACGGTTCTTGTGCTTGAGGACGAGGATCGTGACGCATCAACGGCCCCGCGGCTGGCCACCAAGTTGCTCGTGAACCTCCTCGGCCACTTCCGTGTCCTGGTCGAGACGCAGACGGTGTCGGACTATCGAGCGGGAGACGTTCACAAGTTCGATGCCGTCATCTACCAAGGAACCCAGTGGGATGCGCCGCTGCCGCCGCGATTGCTGGCGGACCTCGATCGTTACACAGGGTCAGTCCTCTGGGTCGGAGCGAATCTGTGGCAGCTCCTCCGTGTGACGGATTCTGACCTGGGCATCGATCAGCCGATTCCCGTATCGGTGAGCGCAATGGACGCGGTGCGTTATCGCGGGGTGGAAGCGGTAGTGCGACCGCGGATTCCGATTTTGGGAGTGCGGCAACGCGAGATGACGGTGGAAGTCGTCGCCGAAGGATCGGTGGGCCAGCAACACGCGCCCGTCGTCGTCCGGAAAAACAATTTCTGGTATGTGGCCGGATACCTCTATGTCGAGCCCGAGACGACGCCCCTGCAGTGGATCGTGGCGGATCTCCTGCACGATGTGCTGCGGACCCCGCATGCGGCCGACCGCCGTGCGGTCCTGGTTGTCAGCAACGTGCACCCGCAGGTGGAGCCAACAGACCTGTGGCGCCTGGCTGCGTTCTCCGATCGTAGCGGCGTACGCATGGTCGTCGCGGTCACGCCTACGTTCGTAGATCCCGTTCTCGAAATCCAAGTGCGACTCGAAGATCGCCCGGCTGTGGTGGATGGCCTGCGTGCGTTGGCCCGCTCCGGCGCGGACATCGTATTGGCTGGCTACAGCCACCAGTTCCGGGGCCGGACGGGCACCGACTTCGAGTTCTGGGACGCTCTGAGAGGCCAAGCGCGGGAGGACGACTCCGTGGAGTTGATCCGGGACCGACTGAGTGCCGGGCTTACGGCACTGCGGCGGGTAGGCCTGTTCCCCATCGCATGGATGACACCGGGGGGTTTGGCATCCCCCTTCGACTATACGATGTTCGGGAACACGTTCTCTCTGATGGTCGAGTCTCGCCAGTATGCATTCGCTCACGGACGGCCGGTCCAGCAACGGTTTCCTTATCTGGTGTGGCAGGATGTGCATGGCCATACCGTGTTGTCTCCGAATGTCCTGGCCAGGGAGTGGCCCCAATCCGGCCACGACACATTCCGCGCTTTGAGAATGGTGCGCGATGCGCTGGCGGTCATCGACGTGCCCTCAACAGCGTCCGATGCGGTCCTGGGGGAAATCGTGGCGGCGGCAAAACGCGAAGGCTTTGCTTTCACGTCGCTTCGACAGTTGGCGCCGGCCCGCGTCGTCGACGATACTCTGGCGATCGTTTCGACCGAGGGTACTGTCCGGCTGCATTTCGAGGCGGGGCAGTATCTTCGTGAGCTCGAAGTGGACCGTGCCGGAAGCGTTCGGACCCGGTCCGTGCGTCGCATCCGCGAGACCCAACGGTACGAGGTTGCGTTGAGGACGCGTCCCGACAGCCTGCTAATTCTGGAGGTCCTCCACTTTCACCCCATGAGCGTTCGCGCCCTTTTCCTGCACGCCGAGTACGTCTTGGAGGTGAACGCGAGGCGGTGGCGGGAAATGGACGCCGTGGGCCGTGCCGGCGCGATTCTGGGGGTGATGTTGTCGTTGTTGGCTGCCGTTGGGACGATGCTGCTGCTGACGCTGTACTTGCGCATTAAGCTGCGCAGGCTCCGTGGGAGGGACCTTCGGTGA
- a CDS encoding diguanylate cyclase: MKSSGVDRVPSLTAVLWGHIVIVVLTALLATHTAQPWHVAGPLGIAVVLGAGLHFDRPVALLVALAVVLVVGTSLVVPWRVAQEAWRGLGALWLAMLAAATWISQATARTRAQIQERLEHASQSLAALSAIDPTTGLYTSSRMRLSLVEEVARAQRYGRPLTLVAMQIDNLREIEAAHGPKAAAEAVTQIARQMLSQVRRFDHLAEDEPGRFLLLLPETDAARAAVALRRLLSSSSRPPILAPNGQEVRFTLSGAVVSYPQDGESAEALLEAVKATLRRAELSGRGLMLTSTDARALE, translated from the coding sequence GTCGACCGCGTACCATCTCTGACCGCAGTTCTGTGGGGGCACATCGTGATAGTTGTATTGACGGCGCTTTTGGCAACACACACCGCCCAGCCGTGGCACGTGGCCGGGCCGCTGGGTATTGCCGTTGTTCTCGGCGCTGGGCTGCACTTCGACCGCCCGGTGGCACTTCTGGTTGCCCTCGCGGTTGTTCTGGTCGTTGGCACAAGCCTGGTCGTGCCCTGGCGGGTTGCCCAGGAGGCGTGGCGGGGCTTGGGCGCCTTGTGGCTCGCTATGCTCGCGGCTGCCACGTGGATCTCACAGGCGACGGCCCGCACCCGCGCCCAGATTCAAGAGCGACTGGAACACGCCTCCCAGAGTCTGGCCGCCCTGTCCGCCATCGATCCGACAACGGGGCTGTACACGAGCAGCCGAATGAGACTCAGTCTCGTCGAGGAGGTTGCACGCGCGCAGCGGTACGGTCGTCCTTTGACACTCGTCGCAATGCAGATCGACAATCTTCGAGAGATCGAGGCGGCCCACGGTCCCAAAGCTGCCGCCGAAGCAGTTACGCAGATCGCACGTCAGATGCTCAGCCAGGTGCGTCGCTTCGACCACCTGGCGGAGGACGAACCGGGGCGCTTCCTCCTTCTCTTGCCGGAGACGGACGCAGCGCGTGCGGCTGTCGCCTTGCGAAGGCTGTTGTCGTCGTCGAGCCGCCCACCGATTTTGGCTCCCAATGGACAGGAGGTCCGCTTCACCCTTTCAGGTGCCGTCGTCTCGTACCCTCAGGACGGCGAGTCGGCTGAGGCTTTGCTGGAGGCGGTGAAGGCGACGCTCCGACGCGCCGAACTGTCTGGCCGCGGCCTGATGCTTACCAGCACGGATGCCCGTGCCCTCGAATAG